The Bubalus bubalis isolate 160015118507 breed Murrah chromosome 2, NDDB_SH_1, whole genome shotgun sequence genome includes the window AACCTCGACTCTCTACCTCCCAcccacacccctgccccacccctcagCTGACACTGGAAACCCTCCTCCAACTGCCTGGCCTGACTGCCTCATCTCCTGGGCACCAacttcctccccacccaggacAAGTGGCCATTGTCCAGAGGACACCAGACACTGCTTCCTTTGCTCCTGCCACCTCCCTGTCTGGGCTGCTCTCTCCTCCCCCTGCTTATCTGAATCCAATCATTTTGGGTTCCAGCATATTCACTGTcaagctgtgtgacccagggcagATCTCCACCCTGTCTGAGCTtgtttgctcatctgtgaaacagatgGTGGAAGGTGTGATTTATGCCCACAGTAGGtaggagaattaaataagattatttaTTTGTGATAATAATCCTGGAACTTAGTAAATGCATGATACCTATTTCTTATGATTATCATGAATCATCAGATGTTCCCTCAGTCTTGCTGAACAGGCTTTCTGGGGCCTAAAGGAAAGAACATGAGTGAAAAGATCTTAGCTCGAGTTCCGGTTCCACATCCACCCCAAGTGGCAAATTAAGCAAGCCACTTAATTCAGAGAAATCTCcttggaacctcagtttcctcttctcaaAAATGGGTACAATAATTTGTGCTGCTGGGGCTGCTGTGTTGGTCTCATGAGCTAGAGGAtgtgaaagtgtttttttttttttttttattgccctACTGGGTCCAGCTGAGGGCCTGAGTAGGCAGGAGGAATCAGACTTTTTAAAGGCTTGACCAGAGGAAAGAACTGATGGTATTTCTTGCTCTGTCAGGCTTCACAGTTGTCCTTGAGAACAAGGAGGCACAAATGACTTGCTGCCCAGTCTTTGAAACTGCTGGACTTTGGAGTTTCTCTGTTGCTTGGGTCGCTGCAGTATGTGGTTGATGGTGACCAGGAGACAgatcctgggccccctgcagtccACGCTCCTTCCTGAATGCCTTTTGACCTtgaggtctcagttcagttcagtccctcagtctttgcaaccccatggactgcagcatgacaggcttccctgtccatcaccaactcccagagcttgcttaaacttctgtccatagagtcagtgatgccatccaaccatctcatcctctgtcattcccttctcctcctgccttcaatctttcccagcatcagggtcttttcaaatgagtcagttcttcggatcaggtagccaaagtattggagtttcagcttcagcatcagtccttccaatgaatattcaggactgatttcctttacgatggattggtttgatctccttgcagtccaagggactctcaagagtcttctccaacaccacaattcaaaagcatcaattcttctgcactcagctttctttatagtccaactctcacatccatacatgactactggaaaaaccatagccttgactagacagacctttgttggcaaagtaatgtctctgctttttaatatgctgtctaggctggtcatagcttttcttccaaggagtaagcatcttttaatttcatgactacagagaccatctgcagtgatcttggagcccaagaaaataaagtctgtcactctttccattgtttccccatttatttgccatgaagtgatgggactggatgccatgatcttagttttttgaatgttgagttttaagccaactttttcactttcctcttttactttcatcaggaggctctttagttcttagttcttcttcgttttctgccataagggtggtgttatctgcatatctgaggttattgatatttctcctggcaatcttgattccagcttgtgcttcatccagcccagcgtttctcatgatgtactctgcatagaagttaaataagcaggatgacaatatacagtcttgacgaactccttaACCAATTAGGAACCCATCTGTTGtttcttgtccagttctaactgttgcttcttgacctgcatacagatttctcaggaggcagataaagtggtctggtattcccgtctcttgaagaattttccacagtttgttgagatccacacagtcaaaggctttgacatagtcaataaagcagaagtagatgttcttctggcactctcttgctttttcgatgatccagcggatgttggcaatttgatctctggttcctctgccttttctaaatgaagcttgaacatctggaagttcttggttcacgtactattgaagtctggctcggagaattttgagcattgctttgctagtgtgtgagatgagtgcaattgtgtggtagtttgaacattctttagcattgcctttctctgggattagaatgaaaactgaccttttccagtcctgtggccactgctgagttttccaaatttgctggcacgttgagtgcagcactttaatagcatcatcttttagaatttgaaacagctcaactggaattccatcacctccactagctttgttcatagtgatacttctaagacccacttgactttgcactccaggatgtctggctctagggcagTGATTaccgtggttatctaggtcatgaagatctgttttgtatagttcttctgtgtgttcttgccacctcttcttaaaaccttctgcttctgctaggtccatacagtttctgccCTTCAgtatgcccatctttgcctgaaatattcccttggtatttctaatttccttgaagagatttctagtctttcccatcctattgttttcttctatttctttgcattgatcacttaggaaggcttccttatctctccctgctattctttagaactctgcattgagatgggtatatctttccttttctcctttgcttttcatgtctcttcttttctcagctattttaaggccttgtcagacatccactttgcctttttgcatttctttttattggagacgttcttgatcactgcctcctgtacagtgtcacaaacctcatccatagttcatcaggcactctgtctatcagatctaatcccttgaatctatttgtcacttccactgtataattgtaagggatctgatttaggtcatacctgaatggtgtagtggttttccctacttccttcaatttaagtctgaattttgcagtaagaagttcatgatctgagccacagtcagttcccggtcttgtttttgctgcctgtatagagctcctccatcttcggctgcaaatataatcagtctgattttggtgttgatcatctgtgatatccatgtgtagagtcttctgttgtgttgctggaagattgtgtttgctatgactatcgcattctcttggcaaaactctgttagcctttgccctgtttcattttgtactccaaggccaaacttgcctgttactccaggtatctcttgacttcctacttttgcattccagtcccctatgatgaaaaggacatcttttttgggtgttagttctagaaggtcttgtaggtgctcatagaaccattcaatttcagcttcttcagcattagtggttggggcatagactgggactactgtggtattgaatggtttgccttggaaactaacagagatcattctctcatttttgagactgcatccaagtactgcatttctgactcttttgttgactatgagggctactcctttcttctaagggattcttgcccatggtagtaggtataatggtcatctgaatcaaatttgcccattccagtccattttagttcattgattcctaggaagttgatgttcactcttgctgtctcctgtttgaccacttccaatataccttgattcatggatctaacattccaggttcctatgcaatgttgttctttacagcatcggactttacttccatcaccagtcacatccacaacttggcatttttttcactttgactccatctctttattctctctggagttatttctcctctcttatccagtaacatattgggcacctactgacatggggagttcatctttcagagtcctatctttttgccttttcatactgttcatgggttctcaagtcaagaatactgaagtggtttgccactcccttctccagtggggcacgttttgtcagaactctccaccatgccccgtccgtcttgggtggccctacacatcatggctcatagtttcattgagttagacaaggctgtggtccatgtgatcagtttggttacttTTCAGAGATGCTTAAATGGATGGAGAACACACCTGGAGACCAGATGGGCTGCCTTGGCTCCTTCTTTCTGTTTGTGTAAAACAGTGTCCCAGGACCTAGAAAAGAGCTCTGACCTTTAAAATGTTGAACCCCAGGGGTCAGGATTTGTTCATTCTCAGGAGAGTCTGGCACCTCTCCTGAAAATAAAGGATGGGTGGAAGGTTTGCCAGTCCCCATATGGGGACTGACTTCTCagagttcagtttggttcagtccctcagttgtgcccaactctttgtgaccccatggactgcagcatgccaggcctccctgtccatcaccaactcccagagttcacccaaactcatgtccattgagttggtgatgccatccaaccatctcattctctgtcatccccttctcctcctgccctcaatctttcccagcatcagggtcttttcaaatgagccacctctttgcatcaggtggccaaagttttagagtttcagcttcaacatcagtccttccaatgaacactcaggactgatctcctttaggatggactggttggatctcgttgcagtccaagggactctcaagagccttctccaacaccacacttcaaaagcacgATTCTGTCTGAAAGTACAGAAGGGAGGACCAAAGACAGGACCTCTTTTTATGAAGAGGTGGACCTCAGCCCAGGTTTTAGGGTGCAAGAGCCTCTTAAGAATCAGGTCACACCCTCTGCCTAATAAGGATGCCAGGCCCTCCCCCTAGCCTCGCCCTTTGGGCTGTTGGATCCTGCCCACTATGGATCAGGTCCCGCCCCCAGCCACGCCTCTACTGCCGGAAATGATCAATGAACAGCAGACCCccgcccctgctgctgctgctgctgctaagtcgcttcagtcgtgtccgactctgtgcgaccccatagacggcagcccaccaggctcccccatccctgggattctcaaggcaagaacactggagtgggttgccatttccttctccaatgcatgagagtgaaaaatgaaagtgaagtcgctcagtcgtgtccgactcttagcgaccccatggactgtagcctaccaggctcctccatccatgggattttccaggcaagagtactggagtggggtgccattgccttctccggaccccGCCCCTAGGCCCACCCAATGAGTGGCGGGTCCTGTCCCTTGCGGCTCCGCCCCCAGGAGTTAGCACTCAGTACGGATTTCCTCCATCCTACAGCTCATCCCTATCGGTCCAATCTCAGAACCACTGAAAACCCACTTGGCTGCCTCCTAGAGTGCCCTCCGTACTCATCAGTGGCACTGTAAGCGCCCACGTTGCCCTACTTAGACGTAAGAGTACGGAGCTGAGCCCTCCAGCGTGCTAGTCTctcgccccctccccagccccgtcCTTCTTCTCCCAGCCTGGGTTCTGCCTGTCGCTGGTCTCCTCAGATTATCCTGGCACCTCCGAGGCACTCACGACAGCTGCCCACACCTTGGCATTGTGCCCATCTcctgtctctctttttcctctgccaTGAACACCTGAGTATGACCCACATTCCACAGCCAGAGGAGTGGCCCCATGTGTATCTGATtagatttttcttctctcctgagctccccccaacacacacatacctccAACACCCCCTTCACCTCCTACCTCTTGACCCCACGGTGGGAACGCCCACATTCCATGTGGTGGGAGCCTTCTGGTCTGACAGGCTGCACTGTGACCAGAGGACAGGGTGAAATGTTCCTCTGCTGACTCGGTGTCCTCCTTCTCATGGCTCCCCTCGTCTGTGTCTCTGGATAGAGAATTATGTTTCCTTTGACCTCTCTATTCACAGGGCTAATTGTTTCCATACAGCCCTCTGGCTTCTAAGAATAGGAAAGGAGGGTGTAACACTCAAGACTAAATTTATTCCTGACAGAGCTCAGGAAAGGAGCTTGCTCTAAGTCAATGGTCAGCTTTGTTAGTCGACTGAGAACAGGAGCACAGTTCGGGGACTGGCTGTCACTCTCTGTTAGAGATGATGGCCATCACTGaggcattttatttctctgtatacACACAGCCAGGTGAGGTGGCTGAATTTGGAGGTGATGTTCAAGCCAAGCATCATCATGGCCCCTCTCCACCAGATAATGAAAGCACCAGAGAGTCAGATGGAGGAGTCCCTCCTTTGCTCCAAGGAACTAGTgacagaatttcttcttcttttctccccTCAGTCTTACTCTGCCATGGCAATGCTCATCCAGGCTAACAGGAGCCAATTCTCAATTCCTTCTTCTGGCTAGGCATCAGCTCCTTCAGGGGGGCAAAAGTAAACAGAGTCTTTGACAAGAGTTCATGAGACTTTGAGAGCCAAGCCTGCGAAATCAGTGTGGCCACCTCAGAGCTGGGTGTCCCAGCCTGCCCAAAGACCAACACAAGCAGGGTCAGTTTAATTTGGTGAGCCTTTCTGGAAACCTTCCCCATGCCAGGCTGTGGGGAAGATTGTATATGTCAATAAGTAGATGCTGGGCACGGGGCACACCAGGGAGAACCTAGCTGGGAGAGTACGTGGTCCTTGACCTCCTGGTGTACATGATAAGTTATGGGCACAGAAGACTATCCCAGGTGTCAGGAGAGAGGCACAAACAAAGTTGAGAAATTTCAGAGGAAGCAaccaggaaggcttccctgaggatGAGCGCTGGAATTGAGCCTCATGAGGATGATTACAACAAGCAGAGGTGAGGTGGAGGAGGGAAAAGTCTGGGTGAAGGCTTAGGCCTGACTGGAAGGGTGAGTGAGAGgtaggcaggaagagaaggctgGGGCTGGATTGCACCTGGTCTTGAttagtcctggctctgccagtgTTTGTCTGTGACCTGAGACTAGTCAAGtctcctctctgggtctcagtttccccatctgtcaaatgggagaATTGGCCTAGAATCAGTGGTTTTCAACTTTTTCAGACCcatcatatacattttttttttttagcatttgggtttattatttttttcatcatatACTTTTCATAACAAGTAATTTGTAATGACTCAAAATTAGTATGACCTTCTCACAATTTCAAGTATATATGtacccatatatatgtatatattctatgatatatataaaggaaaaaatagaaggaaagtatttataataaaatactgtatatGTCAATATGTAGATGCTCACTCACAACCACCCCAGAAAACATAATGAATGAGTCAGGTGCTCACACCATAGGTAAAACATCATTCTGCCTCAAATGCAGTCTGAAATAGGTAGGTTATCTTGGTCAATGGTGTTCTTCTTAGAGACGTACTttcaaaaaaaagcaaacaattctTGGTGAAGTTCCAGACAAAACAAATTCAGTGTTCCCCCAGTTTATAGGGTAGTTGCATTTCAAAATATTCAGTATATATTAAAACTGgacaaaaattatttcatatttatgtgTAAAACTGAGTTAAACTGTAGTTCTGGGTCattgtaaagatttttttcatcCACATGAATATCTGGGGGAGCATCTGAAACTTATTGGTGGGGGGTATGGGACCACCCTGCACATTTCATTCAGGGCATTTAGCATCCCTGGATCCTACCTATGGAGACAACTCAAACACCCCCCACAAGTTTCCAGATTACCCCATAGAGTGGTTATCCAGCACCTGAAGAATCTTTAAACTCCCTCCCAGCTCTGATATCTTCCAGTTCTGGACCTCATTCAGGTTTACTCAGCAAATTTTTGCAGAGTACCCGCTGTGAGCCTTGCCCCCCAGGAAATCATCAGTGAACAAGCTGCCATAGCTCTTGTCCCCTACAACCGAGTTTCAATCCAAAAAGCTCTTAACTGTCACCGTcccattttacaaaggaagaagctgagacccagagagggcaGGCCTGTATTCAGCATCACACAGCCTCCTGGGGGCCAGCCAGAACCTGGACCCAGGGAAGAACCATAGAGTGAGTCCACAGCCTTCTCtcatcttctcttcctcccccatCCCCGCAGTGCCAGCCGCCCTGACCCTGGACCCGGGAACCGCCCACCAGCGCCTGATTCTGTCCGACGACTGCACCATAGTGGCCTATGGCAACCTCCACCCACAGCCGCTGCAGGACTCGCCTAAGCGCTTCGACGTGGAGGTCTCGGTGCTGGGTTCGGAGGCCTTCAGTAGTGGCGTCCACTactgggaggtggtggtggcGGAGAAGACCCAGTGGGTGATCGGGCTGGCGCACGAGGCCGCGAGCCGCAAGGGCAGCATCCAGATCCAGCCCAGCCGCGGCTTCTACTGCATCGTCATGCACGACGGCAACCAGTACAGTGCCTGCACGGAGCCCTGGACGCGGCTCAACGTCCGCGACAAGCTCGACAAGGTGGGCGTCTTCCTGGACTACGACCAAGGCCTGCTCATCTTTTACAACGCGGACGACATGTCTTGGCTCTACACCTTCCGTGAGAAGTTTCCGGGAAAGCTCTGCTCCTACTTCAGCCCCGGGCAGAGCCACGCTAATGGCAAGAACGTGCAGCCGCTGCGGATCAACACCGTCCGCATTTAGTGCAGTGGAGGGCGACCGTGGGTGCCTGGGCTTGGCCACCAGCAAGAGCCTTGCCCCCACAGACGAGAGGCCTGGACTCTAACCCAGCGAGGCCACCCCTGAGATCTCAGGCCTGTTGTTTACCCTTCAGCCTCATTTCCCCATCTGTGCAATGGAGGTTGTGCTCCGTGACTCGGGAAATCTCTTCCAGCACTGAT containing:
- the TRIM62 gene encoding E3 ubiquitin-protein ligase TRIM62 isoform X2, producing MPRETAVDQPWMGALRSWRELKEQLQALQDSEREHTEALQLLKRQLAETKSSTKSLRTTIGEAFERLHRLLRERQKAMLEELEADTARTLTDIEQKVQRYSQQLRKVQEGAQILQERLAETDRHTFLAGMASLSERLKGKIHETNLTYEDFPTSKYTGPLQYTIWKSLFQDIHPVPAALTLDPGTAHQRLILSDDCTIVAYGNLHPQPLQDSPKRFDVEVSVLGSEAFSSGVHYWEVVVAEKTQWVIGLAHEAASRKGSIQIQPSRGFYCIVMHDGNQYSACTEPWTRLNVRDKLDKVGVFLDYDQGLLIFYNADDMSWLYTFREKFPGKLCSYFSPGQSHANGKNVQPLRINTVRI